A region from the Desulfovibrio sp. ZJ209 genome encodes:
- a CDS encoding ABC transporter ATP-binding protein, translating into MPEDAALVLEGVGKRYGAARVLRQVDAAFPHGTVTLLTGGNGAGKSTLLKIMAGLTRPSAGRVVVSGGADGAEARVGYVGHATFLYPGLTALENLAFWRAACGLALDEDALFALLERVGLGGHAHERARVFSRGMAQRLNLARVLMLAPQLLLLDEPATGLDAPSRAVLRREISDARGRGACVVLVSHDLAGDAPLADRVLALAGGKAVYAGPAADFFAREGGACSA; encoded by the coding sequence GTGCCTGAAGACGCGGCGCTCGTGCTCGAGGGCGTGGGCAAGCGCTACGGCGCGGCGCGCGTGCTGCGTCAGGTGGACGCCGCCTTTCCTCACGGCACGGTAACGCTGCTCACCGGGGGCAACGGCGCGGGCAAGAGCACCCTGCTCAAGATCATGGCCGGCCTTACCCGGCCGAGCGCGGGCCGCGTGGTGGTCTCCGGGGGGGCGGACGGCGCGGAAGCGCGCGTAGGCTATGTGGGCCACGCCACCTTTCTCTATCCCGGCCTCACGGCGCTGGAAAATCTCGCTTTCTGGCGCGCGGCGTGCGGCCTCGCGCTCGACGAGGACGCGCTTTTTGCCCTGCTCGAGCGCGTGGGCCTCGGCGGCCATGCCCATGAGCGGGCGCGCGTCTTCTCGCGCGGCATGGCGCAGCGCCTCAACCTCGCGCGGGTGCTCATGCTGGCGCCGCAACTCCTGCTGCTGGACGAGCCGGCCACCGGCCTCGACGCGCCCTCGCGCGCCGTCCTGCGCCGGGAGATCAGCGACGCCCGCGGCCGTGGCGCCTGCGTGGTGCTCGTGAGCCATGATTTGGCCGGCGACGCCCCCCTGGCCGACCGCGTGCTGGCGCTCGCCGGGGGCAAGGCCGTCTACGCCGGCCCTGCGGCGGACTTTTTCGCCCGGGAGGGGGGCGCATGCTCCGCCTGA
- a CDS encoding cytochrome c-type biogenesis CcmF C-terminal domain-containing protein — protein MYVFAYAMLLVALLCALGGGGMALLQLWQGRSDHLRLLEKAQWGVAGALFLASACLLHALFWQDYRVEYVASYTDAILPLFYRLTAFWAGQPGSLLFWALAAALCGCIFAVTRAHAGLTPRTRLWYEAFNCAILAFFCLLLTSWSNPFIMQEPAPADGNGLNPLLQNPGMIFHPPLLFLGYAGFGVPACLGIAQLLSGDGAAEGRWFRLTRPFILLSWVLLTAGIVLGAWWAYMELGWGGYWAWDPVENASLLPWLAATAGLHILAVQNRSGKLGRASAGLMALTVIMAFFATYLTRSGVIQSVHAFGDGGVGTPLSVFVLAALAVTLWALWCVGPQGRPLASPESREGALVLVAWIFLALAAIILVATMWPVLSKLWTSAPRGLEAGFYNRVCLPLGALLLVLLAACPWLSWSGGSDAAEGGAKSGPKTGADWPRLLMAAGAFVAAAGALWALGYRRPTALVSAAASIAILVDMGPLLLRGAVRRSPRARSALGAHAGLALLALGIAFSGPYTQEKELLLAKGESGEVGGYTVTLESVADGERPGYDYLMARLAVSRDGKPLGVVAPERRIYAKFGSMQFSEVDVISSPARDIYASLLGMDEDLRVYVKVSIEPLVNWIWVGGALMCLLPLLGLGRGRGREGGGPRA, from the coding sequence ATGTATGTCTTCGCCTATGCCATGCTTCTCGTAGCCCTGCTCTGCGCGCTGGGCGGCGGGGGCATGGCGCTGCTCCAGCTCTGGCAGGGCCGGAGCGACCACCTGCGCCTGCTCGAAAAAGCCCAGTGGGGCGTTGCCGGCGCCCTGTTCCTCGCGTCCGCGTGCCTTTTGCACGCCCTGTTCTGGCAGGACTATCGCGTGGAATATGTGGCCTCCTACACGGACGCCATCCTGCCGCTCTTTTACCGGCTCACGGCCTTCTGGGCCGGCCAGCCCGGCTCGCTGCTCTTCTGGGCGCTGGCGGCCGCGCTGTGCGGCTGCATCTTCGCGGTCACGCGCGCCCACGCCGGCCTCACGCCGCGCACGCGCCTCTGGTACGAGGCCTTCAACTGCGCCATCCTCGCCTTTTTCTGCCTCTTGCTCACGAGCTGGAGCAATCCCTTCATCATGCAGGAGCCGGCCCCGGCGGACGGCAACGGCCTGAACCCGCTTTTGCAGAACCCGGGCATGATCTTCCATCCGCCCCTGCTCTTTCTGGGCTATGCGGGCTTCGGTGTGCCTGCCTGCCTCGGCATCGCGCAGCTCCTCTCGGGCGACGGCGCGGCCGAAGGGCGCTGGTTCCGCCTTACGCGCCCCTTCATCCTCCTCTCGTGGGTACTGCTCACCGCGGGCATCGTGCTTGGCGCCTGGTGGGCTTACATGGAGCTGGGCTGGGGCGGCTACTGGGCGTGGGACCCGGTGGAGAACGCCTCGCTTCTGCCGTGGCTCGCGGCCACCGCCGGGCTGCACATCCTCGCCGTGCAAAACCGCAGCGGCAAGCTCGGCCGCGCCTCCGCCGGGCTCATGGCGCTCACGGTCATCATGGCTTTTTTCGCCACCTATCTCACGAGAAGCGGCGTCATCCAGTCCGTCCACGCCTTTGGCGACGGCGGCGTGGGCACGCCGCTCTCCGTCTTCGTGCTGGCGGCGCTCGCCGTCACTCTGTGGGCGCTCTGGTGCGTGGGGCCGCAGGGGCGCCCGCTGGCCTCGCCGGAGAGCCGCGAGGGGGCCCTTGTGCTGGTGGCGTGGATCTTCCTCGCGCTCGCGGCCATCATCCTCGTGGCGACCATGTGGCCGGTGCTGAGCAAGCTGTGGACCAGCGCCCCGCGCGGGCTGGAGGCCGGCTTCTACAACCGCGTCTGCCTGCCCCTGGGCGCGCTTTTGCTGGTGCTTCTGGCGGCCTGCCCCTGGCTTTCGTGGAGCGGTGGCTCGGATGCGGCCGAAGGCGGGGCCAAGAGCGGGCCCAAGACTGGTGCCGACTGGCCGCGCCTCCTCATGGCGGCAGGGGCGTTTGTGGCGGCGGCGGGGGCTCTCTGGGCGCTCGGCTACCGGCGCCCCACGGCGCTTGTGAGCGCGGCCGCGTCCATCGCCATCCTCGTGGATATGGGGCCGCTGCTCCTGCGCGGGGCGGTGCGCCGCTCCCCGCGGGCGCGATCGGCCCTGGGGGCGCACGCGGGGCTCGCGCTCCTCGCCCTCGGCATCGCCTTTTCCGGCCCCTACACACAAGAGAAGGAACTGCTGCTCGCCAAGGGCGAGAGCGGCGAGGTGGGCGGCTATACGGTGACGCTGGAATCCGTGGCCGATGGCGAGCGCCCGGGCTATGACTACCTCATGGCGCGCCTTGCCGTGAGCCGTGACGGCAAGCCCCTGGGCGTGGTGGCGCCGGAGCGGCGCATCTATGCCAAGTTCGGCAGCATGCAGTTCTCCGAGGTGGATGTCATTTCAAGCCCCGCGCGGGACATTTATGCCTCGCTTCTCGGCATGGACGAGGATCTGCGCGTCTATGTGAAGGTGAGCATCGAGCCTTTGGTCAACTGGATATGGGTGGGCGGCGCGCTCATGTGCCTTTTGCCGCTGCTGGGCCTCGGGCGCGGCCGGGGCCGCGAGGGCGGGGGGCCCCGTGCCTGA
- a CDS encoding NAD-binding protein, with protein MKFVPAQVSFFLKQHSVRRNLVALTRFMAMLVGLIILYSALFHVIMRYEGHDYSWITGLYWTLTVMTTLGFGDITFHSDLGMVFSIVVLLSGVMLLLIMLPFAFIQFFYAPWLKAQEKGHTPRAVAADMKGHVIVVSSSPIALNLVDDLKNYGARCVLLCNDTQKTLDLLDRGYDAIVGEHDSATVYRNLRLAESAMLVVLDSDVRNTNIVFTARDVSPDVPIVASAQSEDAIDILRLAGSTRVFQFHRLLGEALARRVLNANARFSIASRYKELVAAEGPVMRTPLVGKSLRKSGLRNASGANVVGLWERGRFVLPGPDTVLTATMVMVIVGDMQQIQAANAFLSEKDATEAAAAKGAPKAETPPADGTQMKADAGEKKKDKPEETGVVILGCGRVGRDAARQLERSGRPYKVVDKTPKSGFLKDHLVIGDAADLEVLERAGIRTAPSVIITTHDDDTNIYLTLYCRRLREDIQIISRATLDRNVGILHAAGADLVLSLASMVTSSIINLLAPGKVLMISEGLNIFRASVGKSLAGKPLMGSGIRSLTHCSVVALRGADGILHANPDPSHVFEEGEEMYLIGDSEAEKTFYETFGKNEPLTA; from the coding sequence ATGAAATTCGTCCCCGCACAGGTCAGCTTCTTTCTCAAGCAGCACAGCGTGCGCCGCAATCTCGTCGCCCTCACGCGCTTCATGGCCATGCTCGTGGGGCTCATTATCCTCTATTCCGCGCTCTTCCACGTCATCATGCGCTACGAGGGGCACGACTATTCGTGGATCACCGGCCTCTACTGGACGCTGACGGTGATGACCACCCTTGGCTTCGGGGACATCACCTTCCATTCCGACCTCGGCATGGTCTTTTCCATCGTCGTCCTGCTTTCGGGCGTGATGCTGCTGCTCATCATGCTGCCCTTCGCCTTCATCCAGTTCTTCTACGCGCCCTGGCTCAAGGCGCAGGAGAAGGGCCACACGCCGCGCGCCGTGGCCGCGGACATGAAGGGCCATGTCATCGTGGTGAGCTCAAGCCCCATCGCGCTCAACCTCGTGGACGACCTTAAGAATTACGGCGCGCGCTGTGTCCTGCTCTGCAATGACACCCAGAAGACCCTCGACCTGCTCGACCGCGGCTACGACGCCATCGTGGGCGAGCACGACTCCGCCACGGTGTACCGCAATCTGCGCCTCGCCGAGTCGGCCATGCTCGTGGTGCTGGACAGCGACGTGCGCAACACCAACATCGTCTTCACCGCGCGCGACGTGTCCCCGGACGTGCCCATCGTGGCCTCGGCCCAGAGCGAGGACGCCATCGACATCCTGCGCCTTGCGGGCAGCACCCGCGTTTTCCAGTTTCATCGCCTGCTCGGCGAGGCGCTCGCCCGGCGCGTGCTCAACGCCAACGCCCGCTTCAGCATCGCGAGCCGCTACAAGGAGCTCGTGGCCGCGGAGGGGCCTGTCATGCGCACGCCGCTCGTGGGCAAGTCGCTCAGGAAGAGCGGCCTGCGCAACGCCTCCGGCGCCAATGTCGTCGGCCTGTGGGAGCGCGGGCGCTTTGTCCTGCCCGGGCCGGACACGGTGCTCACGGCCACCATGGTCATGGTCATCGTTGGCGACATGCAGCAGATCCAGGCCGCCAACGCCTTCTTGAGCGAAAAAGACGCCACGGAAGCCGCGGCCGCCAAAGGCGCCCCCAAGGCCGAGACGCCCCCGGCCGACGGCACGCAGATGAAAGCGGACGCCGGGGAGAAGAAAAAGGACAAGCCGGAGGAAACCGGGGTGGTCATCCTCGGCTGCGGGCGCGTGGGCCGGGACGCCGCGCGCCAGCTCGAGCGCAGCGGACGCCCCTACAAGGTGGTGGACAAGACGCCCAAGAGCGGCTTCCTCAAGGACCACCTCGTCATCGGCGACGCCGCGGACCTCGAGGTGCTGGAGCGCGCGGGCATCCGCACCGCGCCCTCGGTCATCATCACCACGCACGACGACGACACCAACATCTACCTCACCCTCTATTGCCGCCGCCTGCGCGAGGACATCCAGATCATCAGCCGCGCCACGCTGGACCGCAACGTGGGCATCCTCCACGCCGCCGGGGCCGACCTCGTGCTCTCGCTGGCCTCCATGGTCACGAGCAGCATCATCAACCTGCTCGCGCCGGGCAAGGTGCTCATGATCAGCGAGGGGCTGAACATCTTTCGCGCCAGCGTGGGCAAGAGCCTCGCCGGCAAGCCGCTCATGGGCAGCGGCATCAGGAGCCTCACGCATTGCAGCGTGGTGGCCCTGCGCGGGGCCGACGGCATCCTCCACGCCAACCCGGACCCGAGCCACGTCTTCGAGGAAGGCGAGGAAATGTACCTCATCGGCGATTCGGAAGCGGAAAAGACCTTTTACGAGACCTTCGGCAAGAACGAGCCGCTGACGGCGTGA
- a CDS encoding DNA polymerase I, whose translation MSLKQRLGLNADPVFLMDGTAFIYRGFFANRHMQRSDGFPTNALVVVTRVLLRILREEKPKHFLFLKDGRGKNFRHEIYAGYKANREAMPEDLAKQLPPIERMVHALGLAFEESRGCEADDCIAALAARFAPELPVVIISGDKDLKQCLAPNVYMWDPGSKNERLITEADFEAENGVTPAQWADVQALVGDASDNIPGVPGIGPKTARQIFAICPTLEDIRDHFALLPPKLQDKLRPHLEDMFTWRELTRLSRGVCADIDLAALAVGPINIAECRALAQEYELFALRREIAALVQAGAPHVTAPDMAAAVAGAPEDPAEAARDASGDAPAGAGKGGAQLELGVPAIPAAEEVAEVAQLPPCAGRTVALIWAEGAARPPRVAVGPAEAQAGGVEPAPATALASVTEYAWTGPMTALCAWAEKAAEVAVADLKSLLLAAPFWKGLLKVRVLDLGLAAYLLGPEAGEYGWSRLAARWSDALGLEGRGPAIVGLGMAHTLSAQLAANELTRLYEKLELPLVPVLAAMEERGIAIDPAAFRSFLDDVQRELDTLTREVYAEAGGEFNIRSARKLGEILYERLHLPAPKKTRGGQPSTSQETLERLAPDAPIVQNILQYRKLEKMRSTYLEPLPLHMDAHDRIHTTFNQEATATGRISSSNPNLQNIPVRGPLGKRMRACFVAGPGNALVSADYSQIELRILAHMSQDPALLDAFREGEDIHARTAALVFDLPQDKVLPDQRRMAKTINFGLIYGMGANKLGQELKISTAEARAFIDRYFARLTGLKAFYERVIEGARERGYVVTLAGRRRWLPGILSANGQTAAQAQRQAVNTVIQGSAADVIKLAMIAAAEDAELRRLKAGLVLQVHDELVLELPEAGAREAGARVAALMESVRPGGVTLSVPLVVDWGTGRDWGSAH comes from the coding sequence ATGTCGCTCAAGCAACGTCTCGGCCTCAACGCGGACCCCGTCTTTCTCATGGACGGCACGGCCTTCATCTACAGGGGCTTTTTCGCCAACCGCCACATGCAGCGCTCCGACGGCTTCCCCACCAATGCCCTCGTGGTGGTCACGCGCGTGCTCCTGCGCATCCTGCGCGAGGAAAAGCCCAAGCATTTCCTCTTTCTCAAGGACGGCCGGGGCAAGAACTTCCGCCACGAGATCTATGCCGGCTACAAGGCCAACCGCGAGGCCATGCCCGAAGACCTCGCCAAACAGCTCCCGCCCATCGAGCGCATGGTGCACGCGCTCGGCCTCGCCTTCGAGGAGTCCCGGGGCTGCGAGGCCGACGACTGCATCGCGGCTCTCGCCGCGCGCTTCGCGCCGGAACTGCCCGTGGTCATCATCAGCGGCGACAAGGATTTGAAGCAGTGCCTCGCGCCCAATGTCTATATGTGGGACCCGGGCTCCAAGAACGAGCGCCTCATCACCGAGGCGGACTTCGAGGCCGAGAACGGCGTCACCCCGGCCCAGTGGGCCGACGTGCAGGCCCTCGTGGGCGACGCGAGCGACAATATCCCCGGCGTGCCCGGCATCGGCCCCAAGACCGCGCGCCAGATCTTCGCCATCTGCCCCACGCTGGAGGACATCCGGGATCATTTCGCCCTTTTGCCGCCCAAGTTGCAGGACAAGTTGCGCCCGCACCTTGAGGACATGTTCACGTGGCGCGAACTCACCAGGCTCTCGCGCGGCGTGTGCGCGGATATTGACCTTGCCGCGCTCGCCGTGGGGCCCATCAATATCGCAGAATGCCGGGCGCTGGCGCAGGAATACGAGCTCTTCGCGCTCAGGCGCGAGATAGCGGCCCTCGTGCAGGCCGGGGCGCCCCATGTGACAGCGCCGGACATGGCCGCGGCGGTGGCGGGCGCACCCGAAGACCCGGCGGAAGCGGCCCGGGATGCGAGCGGAGATGCCCCCGCCGGGGCCGGGAAGGGTGGCGCACAGCTCGAACTGGGCGTGCCCGCCATACCCGCCGCCGAGGAAGTGGCGGAAGTGGCGCAGCTTCCGCCCTGTGCGGGGCGCACTGTGGCCCTTATCTGGGCCGAGGGCGCAGCCCGGCCGCCGCGCGTGGCCGTGGGGCCGGCCGAGGCGCAGGCCGGGGGCGTGGAGCCCGCGCCGGCAACCGCGCTCGCCAGTGTGACGGAATATGCGTGGACAGGCCCCATGACGGCATTGTGCGCCTGGGCGGAAAAGGCGGCGGAAGTGGCCGTGGCCGACCTGAAGAGCCTGCTTCTGGCCGCGCCCTTCTGGAAGGGGCTGCTGAAGGTCCGCGTGCTCGACTTGGGGCTCGCGGCCTACCTGCTCGGGCCGGAGGCCGGGGAATACGGCTGGTCGCGCCTTGCCGCCCGCTGGAGCGACGCCCTGGGCCTCGAGGGGCGCGGGCCGGCCATCGTGGGCCTGGGTATGGCGCACACGCTCTCGGCGCAGCTTGCGGCCAACGAGCTCACGCGGCTCTATGAAAAGCTGGAGCTGCCGCTGGTGCCCGTGCTCGCCGCCATGGAGGAGCGCGGGATCGCTATCGACCCCGCGGCCTTCCGCAGTTTTCTTGACGACGTGCAGCGTGAGCTCGATACGCTCACGCGCGAGGTCTATGCCGAGGCCGGCGGCGAGTTCAACATCCGCTCCGCGCGGAAGCTCGGCGAGATCCTGTACGAGCGGCTGCACCTGCCCGCGCCCAAGAAGACCCGCGGCGGCCAGCCCTCCACCAGCCAGGAGACGCTGGAACGCCTCGCGCCGGACGCGCCCATCGTGCAGAACATCCTCCAGTACCGCAAGCTGGAGAAGATGCGCTCCACCTATCTCGAGCCCCTGCCCCTGCACATGGACGCGCATGACCGCATCCACACCACCTTCAACCAGGAGGCCACGGCCACGGGCCGCATCTCCTCGAGCAATCCCAATCTCCAGAACATCCCGGTGCGCGGGCCGCTCGGCAAGCGCATGCGGGCCTGCTTCGTGGCCGGCCCGGGGAACGCCCTCGTCTCGGCGGATTATTCGCAGATAGAGTTGCGCATCCTCGCCCACATGTCGCAGGACCCGGCCCTCCTGGACGCCTTCCGCGAGGGGGAGGACATCCACGCCCGCACCGCGGCCCTCGTGTTCGACCTGCCGCAGGACAAGGTGCTGCCGGACCAGCGGCGCATGGCCAAGACCATCAATTTCGGCCTTATCTACGGCATGGGCGCCAACAAGCTCGGACAGGAGCTCAAAATTTCCACGGCCGAGGCGCGGGCCTTCATTGACCGCTATTTCGCGCGCCTCACGGGCCTCAAGGCCTTTTACGAGCGCGTCATCGAGGGCGCGCGCGAGCGCGGCTATGTGGTGACGCTGGCCGGGCGGCGGCGCTGGCTGCCCGGCATCCTCTCGGCCAACGGGCAGACCGCGGCGCAGGCCCAGCGCCAGGCCGTGAACACGGTCATCCAGGGCTCGGCCGCGGATGTCATCAAGCTCGCCATGATCGCCGCGGCCGAAGATGCGGAGCTGCGCCGCCTCAAGGCAGGCCTTGTGCTGCAGGTGCATGACGAGCTCGTGCTGGAGCTGCCCGAAGCCGGCGCCAGGGAGGCCGGGGCGCGCGTGGCCGCCCTCATGGAGTCGGTGAGGCCCGGCGGCGTTACGCTCTCCGTGCCGCTGGTGGTGGACTGGGGCACGGGCCGCGACTGGGGGAGCGCGCACTAG
- a CDS encoding ABC transporter permease, translating into MESSPQVTAGAVGGVWRVSVGGCWNLDTPWPPTADAALAGLADQRLTGLTLTASGLDSWDSSLLVFLVQLVRRARARKLKVTLDLPEGLKRLIEMAFAVPPRAGAERETERGDTLERIGAAALALPPRIADFLSFLGDVSIAVWNLVIGRSRMRSRDFISAMYECGVQSLPIISLTSMLFGLILAFVGAVQLTQFGAQIYVAGLVGIGMLRVMGAVMVGVVMSGRIGAAYAALIGTMQVNEEVDALETLGISPVDFLVLPRVLALTLMVPLLTIYADLMGIIGGFLVGTLMLNLNPMEYLHATAQMVPYRQILIGLVYGTLFGVVIAIAGCYQGMRCGRSAMAVGQTTTRAVVNSIVGIIVMTAIITIICNVLGV; encoded by the coding sequence ATGGAATCGAGCCCGCAAGTGACGGCTGGCGCCGTCGGCGGCGTCTGGCGCGTCAGCGTGGGCGGCTGCTGGAACCTGGACACCCCGTGGCCGCCCACGGCGGACGCGGCGCTCGCCGGCCTTGCCGACCAGCGCCTGACCGGGCTCACCCTCACGGCAAGCGGCCTCGATTCGTGGGACAGCAGCCTGCTCGTCTTCCTCGTGCAGCTCGTCAGGCGCGCGCGGGCGCGCAAGCTCAAGGTCACGCTCGACCTCCCCGAGGGGCTCAAGCGCCTCATCGAGATGGCTTTCGCCGTGCCCCCCCGCGCCGGCGCCGAACGCGAGACCGAGCGCGGCGACACCCTCGAGCGCATCGGCGCGGCGGCGCTGGCGCTCCCCCCGCGAATCGCGGATTTTCTCTCCTTTCTGGGCGACGTGAGCATCGCCGTCTGGAACCTCGTCATCGGCCGCTCGCGCATGCGCTCGCGCGACTTCATCAGCGCCATGTATGAATGCGGCGTGCAGTCGCTGCCCATCATCTCGCTCACGAGCATGCTCTTCGGGCTCATCCTCGCCTTCGTGGGCGCGGTGCAGCTCACCCAGTTCGGCGCGCAGATCTATGTGGCGGGGCTCGTGGGCATCGGCATGCTGCGCGTCATGGGCGCGGTCATGGTGGGGGTGGTCATGTCGGGCCGCATCGGCGCGGCCTATGCGGCGCTCATCGGCACCATGCAGGTCAACGAGGAGGTGGACGCCCTCGAGACCCTCGGCATCTCGCCGGTGGACTTCCTCGTTCTGCCGCGCGTGCTCGCGCTCACGCTCATGGTGCCCCTGCTCACCATCTATGCCGACCTCATGGGCATCATCGGCGGCTTTCTCGTGGGCACGCTCATGCTGAACCTCAACCCCATGGAATATCTCCACGCCACGGCGCAGATGGTGCCCTACCGGCAGATCCTCATCGGGCTTGTTTACGGCACCCTGTTCGGCGTGGTCATCGCCATCGCCGGCTGCTACCAGGGCATGCGCTGCGGCCGAAGCGCCATGGCCGTGGGCCAGACCACCACGCGGGCCGTGGTCAATTCCATCGTGGGCATCATCGTCATGACGGCCATTATCACCATCATCTGCAACGTGCTCGGCGTGTGA
- a CDS encoding ATP-binding cassette domain-containing protein, translated as MADTPLASTAATAGPPPDSALSVRDLQVGYGSYVLMRHVTFEVRKGDIFFIMGGSGCGKSTLLHVLMGLKRPQAGKEFFGKVDFWDGTEAQRRAAMRHAGVLFQSGALWSSMTLAENVGLPLQQYTDLDDDEIRELASLKLALVGLAGFEDYYPSEISGGMSKRAGLARALALDPEILFLDEPSAGLDPVSSNLLDELIQELRDTLGATFVIVSHELASIFSIATNGIFLDVKTRTVTAKGNPRALAEDPHTQEDALLFLTRGGKNPLRPQGCPAVSPAPPGGTPAAAASPEPRAKDENA; from the coding sequence ATGGCCGATACCCCGCTTGCCTCCACCGCTGCCACAGCCGGCCCGCCGCCGGATTCGGCCCTCAGCGTGCGCGACCTGCAGGTGGGCTACGGCTCCTATGTGCTCATGCGCCATGTGACGTTCGAGGTGCGCAAGGGCGACATCTTCTTCATCATGGGCGGGTCGGGCTGCGGCAAGAGCACGCTTTTGCATGTGCTCATGGGCCTCAAGCGCCCGCAGGCCGGCAAGGAATTTTTCGGCAAGGTGGATTTCTGGGACGGCACCGAGGCCCAGCGCCGCGCCGCCATGCGCCACGCCGGCGTGCTCTTCCAGAGCGGCGCCCTCTGGAGCTCCATGACGCTCGCCGAGAACGTGGGCCTGCCGCTCCAGCAATATACGGACCTCGACGACGACGAGATCCGCGAGCTCGCCTCGCTCAAGCTCGCGCTCGTGGGCCTCGCGGGCTTCGAGGATTATTATCCCTCGGAAATCAGCGGCGGCATGAGCAAGCGGGCGGGCCTCGCGCGGGCGCTGGCGCTGGACCCGGAGATCCTCTTTCTCGACGAGCCCTCGGCCGGGCTGGACCCGGTGAGCTCCAACCTCCTGGACGAGCTCATCCAGGAGCTGCGCGACACGCTGGGCGCGACCTTCGTCATCGTGTCGCACGAGCTCGCGAGCATCTTCAGCATCGCCACCAACGGCATCTTTCTCGACGTGAAGACGCGCACGGTGACGGCAAAAGGCAACCCGCGCGCGCTCGCCGAAGACCCGCACACCCAGGAGGACGCCCTGCTCTTCCTCACGCGCGGCGGCAAGAACCCGCTCCGGCCGCAAGGCTGCCCGGCGGTATCCCCCGCGCCTCCCGGCGGGACGCCCGCAGCAGCCGCTTCCCCCGAACCACGGGCCAAGGACGAAAACGCATGA
- a CDS encoding MlaD family protein: protein MTPQAYKTMVGAFVVGGIVLFTLGIILLGGGRLFNNDVEYVLYFDGSVSGLSIGAPVVFRGVPMGSVTQISLVANARDSNVTIPVTIRIDERSFIRASGRALSESAQQEIIRRMVERGLRARLQLQSLITGQYRVELDFFPDTPMNFRSATPDLEIPTVPSPIDTLQRTLARIPIDQLMGALSNILENVSAAVGNGQLKAGIEAFTATFTETQRLLSDSPLRHSLESTLSQVDGATRAMQKELPGALASFHSAMDNLALAAERLRRVADSAENTLGRDSPTMNEVRRLLTESISAVRSLRNLADMLERNPEALLMGRQGKR, encoded by the coding sequence ATGACTCCGCAAGCATACAAAACCATGGTGGGCGCCTTCGTGGTGGGGGGCATCGTGCTCTTCACCCTGGGCATCATCCTGCTCGGCGGCGGGCGCCTGTTCAACAACGACGTGGAATATGTGCTCTATTTCGACGGGTCGGTAAGCGGCCTTTCCATCGGCGCGCCCGTGGTCTTCCGCGGCGTGCCCATGGGCAGTGTCACCCAGATAAGCCTCGTGGCCAACGCGCGTGACTCCAACGTGACCATCCCGGTCACCATCCGCATCGACGAGCGCAGCTTCATCCGGGCGAGCGGCCGGGCCCTTTCCGAGTCCGCCCAGCAGGAGATCATCCGGCGCATGGTGGAGCGCGGCCTCAGGGCGCGCCTCCAGCTCCAGAGCCTCATCACGGGCCAGTACCGTGTGGAGCTCGACTTCTTCCCCGATACGCCCATGAATTTCCGCTCGGCCACGCCGGACCTCGAGATACCCACGGTGCCGTCGCCCATCGACACGCTCCAGCGCACGCTTGCGCGCATCCCCATCGACCAGCTCATGGGCGCGCTCTCCAACATCCTCGAAAATGTCTCGGCCGCCGTAGGCAACGGCCAGCTCAAGGCCGGCATCGAGGCCTTCACCGCCACCTTCACGGAGACGCAGCGCCTGCTCTCCGACAGCCCACTCAGGCACTCGCTGGAAAGCACGCTCTCGCAGGTGGACGGCGCCACCCGCGCCATGCAGAAGGAGCTCCCGGGGGCGCTGGCCTCCTTCCACTCGGCCATGGACAATCTCGCCCTGGCGGCGGAGCGCCTGCGCCGCGTGGCCGACTCCGCCGAGAACACGCTCGGCCGCGACTCGCCCACCATGAACGAGGTGCGCCGCCTGCTTACGGAATCCATTTCCGCCGTGCGCTCGCTGCGCAACCTCGCGGACATGCTCGAACGCAACCCCGAAGCCCTGCTCATGGGCAGGCAAGGAAAACGCTGA
- a CDS encoding PqiC family protein produces MARILTLLALLGLGLAALAGCGRSTPTNYYLLESGMPPVTADELPPATLRVAMVEVPSYLNRNNIVSRVAGETRLILAEFHLWAEPVSNGVRRVVEETLTPPLLEAGVTVLPTGTANGGDYVLLIDVQRLDGNFNEKAVLESRWTLLDRKEAPLADGIFAAEEMVEGSDYNVLVAAESRLVRRMGDYLAERLPPLLKRR; encoded by the coding sequence ATGGCCCGCATACTCACCCTCCTGGCCCTTCTCGGCCTCGGTCTCGCGGCGCTCGCCGGCTGCGGCCGCAGCACGCCCACCAATTATTACCTCCTCGAAAGCGGCATGCCGCCCGTGACGGCCGACGAGCTGCCGCCAGCCACCCTGCGCGTGGCCATGGTGGAGGTGCCGAGCTACCTCAACCGCAACAATATCGTGAGCCGCGTTGCGGGCGAGACACGCCTCATCCTCGCCGAGTTCCACCTCTGGGCCGAGCCTGTGAGCAACGGCGTGCGCCGCGTGGTGGAGGAGACGCTGACCCCGCCCCTGCTCGAGGCGGGCGTCACCGTGCTGCCCACGGGCACGGCCAATGGCGGGGACTATGTGCTGCTCATCGACGTGCAGCGCCTGGACGGCAATTTCAACGAAAAGGCCGTGCTGGAAAGCCGCTGGACCCTGCTGGACAGGAAGGAGGCGCCGCTCGCCGACGGCATCTTCGCCGCCGAGGAAATGGTCGAGGGCAGCGACTATAATGTGCTCGTGGCGGCGGAAAGCCGCCTCGTGCGCCGCATGGGCGACTATCTTGCCGAAAGGCTGCCGCCGCTGCTCAAGCGCCGCTGA